Genomic window ([Empedobacter] haloabium):
AACCTCGTTATAGTTGCGGGTTGACCGACCGCCGCGCCACCAGCGCGGCATCGGCCGTTCCGGCTCCACCGCAGTTGGCACAGGCTCAGACCACTCAAGGCATATATCCATGGAAGAAATCCGCATCCGCGGCGCGCGTACCCACAATCTGAAGAACATCAATCTCGATCTGCCACGCAACAAGCTGATCGTCATTACCGGCCTGTCCGGCTCCGGCAAGTCGTCGCTCGCCTTCGACACGCTGTATGCCGAGGGCCAGCGCCGCTATGTCGAGTCGCTGTCGGCCTATGCGCGCCAGTTCCTGCAGCTGATGGAAAAGCCGGACGTGGACCTGATCGAAGGCCTGTCGCCCGCCATCTCGATCGAGCAGAAGGCCACCTCGCACAACCCGCGCTCGACCGTCGGCACCGTCACCGAGATCCACGACTACCTGCGCCTGCTGTACGCGCGCGTCGGCACGCCCTACTGCATCAACCACCCGGACCACGCGCTGTCGGCGCAGTCGGTGTCGCAGATGGTCGATGCCGTGCTGGGCATGCCCGAGGGTACCAAGCTGATGATCATGGCGCCCGTCGTGGCCAACCGCAAAGGCGAGCATGCCGACCTGTTCGAGGCGATGCAGGCGCAGGGCTTCGTGCGCTTCCGCGTGCAGAGCGGCACCCATGACGCCAAGATCTACGAAGTGGAAGACCTGCCGAAGCTGAAGAAGACGGAAAAGCACACCATCGACGTCGTCATCGACCGCGTCAAGGTCAATCCTGAACTGAAGCAGCGCCTGGCCGAGAGTTTCGAGACGGCGCTGCGCCTGGCCGACGGCCGCGCGGTGGCCTATGAAATGGACACCGGCGTCGAGCACGTCTATTCGAACAAGTTCGCCTGCACTTCCTGCGGCTATTCGCTGCAGGAGCTGGAGCCACGCCTGTTCTCGTTCAATAACCCGATGGGCGCCTGCCCCGAGTGCGACGGCCTGGGCCACATCGAGTTCTTCGATCCGAAGCGGATCGTCGCGTTCCCGAACCTGTCGCTGGCGTCCGGCGCCGTGAAGGGCTGGGACCGCCGCAACCAGTTCTATTATCAAATGCTGTCCAGCCTGGCGAGCCACTATGACTTCGACCTGGACATGCCGTTCGAGAAGCTGCCGGCCGCCGCGCAGAACGTCGTGCTGCACGGTTCCGGCAAGAACACTGTGCCGTTCACCTACGTCAACGAGCGCGGCCGTACGGTGGTGAAGGAACACACCTTCGAGGGCGTCGTCAACAACCTGGCGCGCCGCTACCGCGAGACGGACTCGATGGCCGTGAAGGAAGAGCTGGCCAAGTTCATCAACGAAAAGAAATGCCCGACCTGCACGGGCGCGCGCCTGCGCGTGGAGGCGCGCCACGTCAAGGTCGGCACCGGCAAGCAGGAAAAGGCGATTTATGAAATCGCCGAGAAGCCGCTGCGCGATACGCTGACCTTCTTCGAGCAGCTGAAGCTGAAGGGCGCCAAGCGCGACATCGCCGACCGTATCGTCAAGGAAATCGTGTCGCGCTTGACCTTCCTGAACAACGTGGGCCTGGATTACCTGTCGCTGGACCGTTCGGCGGACACCCTGTCCGGCGGCGAGGCGCAGCGTATCCGCCTGGCCTCGCAGATCGGCTCCGGCCTGACGGGCGTGATGTACGTGCTGGACGAGCCGTCCATCGGCCTGCACCAGCGCGACAATGACCGCCTGATCGACACCCTGAAACACCTGCGCGACATCGGCAACAGCGTGCTGGTAGTGGAGCACGACGAGGACGCGATCCGCACGGCCGACTACATCGTCGACATGGGCAAAGGTGCCGGCGTGCATGGCGGCGACGTGATCGCGGCCGGTTCGCTGAAGGAGATCCTGAAGAACAAGGAATCGCTGACGGCGCAGTACCTGAACGGCTCCCTGAAGATCGAGGTGCCGAAGAAGCGCCATGCGGCCGATCCGAACCGCCAGCTGGTCATCACGGGCGCCACCGGCAACAACCTGAAAAATCAGACGTTGATGGTGCCCGTTGGCCTGCTGACGTGCGTGACGGGCGTGTCCGGCTCCGGCAAATCCACGCTGGTCAACGACACCTTGTACCCGGCCCTGTCGCGCCACCTGTACGGTTCGCAGACGGAACCGGCGCCGCACGATTCCATCAGCGGCCTGGAGCACTTCGACAAGGTCATCGCCGTCGACCAGGCGCCGATCGGCCGTACGCCGCGCTCGAACCCGGCCACGTACACCGGTGTGTTTACACCGATCCGCGACCTGTTCTCGACGGTGCCGACGGCCAAGGAACGCGGCTATAGCGCGGGCCGCTTCTCGTTCAACGTCAAGGGCGGCCGCTGCGAGGCCTGCCAGGGCGACGGCGTGCTGAAGGTCGAGATGCACTTCCTGCCGGACGTGTACGTGCCGTGCGACGTCTGCCACGGCAAGCGCTACAACCGCGAAACCCTGGAAGTGCACTAC
Coding sequences:
- the uvrA gene encoding excinuclease ABC subunit UvrA gives rise to the protein MEEIRIRGARTHNLKNINLDLPRNKLIVITGLSGSGKSSLAFDTLYAEGQRRYVESLSAYARQFLQLMEKPDVDLIEGLSPAISIEQKATSHNPRSTVGTVTEIHDYLRLLYARVGTPYCINHPDHALSAQSVSQMVDAVLGMPEGTKLMIMAPVVANRKGEHADLFEAMQAQGFVRFRVQSGTHDAKIYEVEDLPKLKKTEKHTIDVVIDRVKVNPELKQRLAESFETALRLADGRAVAYEMDTGVEHVYSNKFACTSCGYSLQELEPRLFSFNNPMGACPECDGLGHIEFFDPKRIVAFPNLSLASGAVKGWDRRNQFYYQMLSSLASHYDFDLDMPFEKLPAAAQNVVLHGSGKNTVPFTYVNERGRTVVKEHTFEGVVNNLARRYRETDSMAVKEELAKFINEKKCPTCTGARLRVEARHVKVGTGKQEKAIYEIAEKPLRDTLTFFEQLKLKGAKRDIADRIVKEIVSRLTFLNNVGLDYLSLDRSADTLSGGEAQRIRLASQIGSGLTGVMYVLDEPSIGLHQRDNDRLIDTLKHLRDIGNSVLVVEHDEDAIRTADYIVDMGKGAGVHGGDVIAAGSLKEILKNKESLTAQYLNGSLKIEVPKKRHAADPNRQLVITGATGNNLKNQTLMVPVGLLTCVTGVSGSGKSTLVNDTLYPALSRHLYGSQTEPAPHDSISGLEHFDKVIAVDQAPIGRTPRSNPATYTGVFTPIRDLFSTVPTAKERGYSAGRFSFNVKGGRCEACQGDGVLKVEMHFLPDVYVPCDVCHGKRYNRETLEVHYKGKSITEVLEMTVEDAHEFFKAVPTIARKLQTLLDVGLGYIKLGQSATTLSGGEAQRVKLSLELSKRDTGRTLYILDEPTTGLHFHDIDLLLKVIHRLRDQGNTLVIIEHNLDVIKTADWIVDLGPEGGAGGGRIIATGTPEDVAANPDSVTGKYLVPLLAAPAKKK